DNA sequence from the Leptospiraceae bacterium genome:
GTTTTTATAGTATTTGTATCTCAATTGTTTAACCTTCAGGTACTTCATGGTACAGAATATTCTATGAAAGCAGAAAGGTTTGTTAGGAAAAGTGAATCTTTACCGGCAGCCAGAGGACTTATTTTTGATAGAAATTTTCATTCCAAGGAAGTATCCATTCCTCTTGTTTCAAATTCTATTTCGTTTGATGTAATTGTAAATTCTTCTACTTTTAAACATAACCGTAATAATATCAAAAGTTTTGTTGAGTATTTTTATTCCGTGCTGGGAATTCCACGAGATTATTATAAAGGAATTTTAGCAGAACCTAAATTCTCAAGAAGAATTCGTTCTCGAAAGCCTATTATTCTTCTTCGTGACATAACTCGTGAACAGCACGAAAGAATTTCCGTATTTGATAATCTTACTAAAAAGATTCTCCTGGTTTCCTCCCCCAGACGAATTTATCATCTTGGGCCGGCTCTCGCCCATGTTACAGGCTATGTGGGAAAACCTACAAAAAAAGAATTAAATAATCCCGAAATAAAGCCTTATCAACTCATAGGAAAAGCCGGTCTCGAGAAGCAATATGATAATTTTTTACGTGGATCCGACGGGTTTCGAATTCAGAAAAAGAATTCAATCGGACTTGTTGAAGATGAGAAAATCATCGAAGATGCAAAGATGGGTAATAACCTGGTCCTGACTATTGATAAAAAAATGCAACTCAGTGCTTATAAAGCCTTAAGAAGATATAGAGGAACTGTCATTGCAATAAAACCGGCTACAGGGGAAGTGTTAGCCATGGTATCTAACCCGGGCTATGACCCGAATGTTTTGTCCGGGAAAAATCGGAAACGAAGAAGTCGACATTATAAAGATATTATAAAATATGGAGGCTTTTTAAATATAGCACTTCAATCGAAGTTTCCTCCCGCTTCTACTTTTAAAACCCTTGTAGCCCTGGCCGCTCTTGAAAGTGATCATAAGATAGATTTTAATGCCGGTTCCAGGTTTTATTGCGGAAAGAGCTTTACTCTTAAGTCTACATACGGAAGTGTTCCTGACCAAATTTTTTATAACTGGGACAAGAAAAATTATGGAGAGATAAATCTTATCCAGGCGATTCAGCATTCTAACTCGGTTTATTTTTATCAGCTTGGTTATAAACTGGGCTCGGAACCAATACTGACTTATTCACGTCTTTTCGGTCTGGATAAAAAAACGTATATTGATCTGCCGGGAGAAATTGAAGGTTTTGTGCCCAGCAGTGATTGGAAAAAGAGAGTATACGGAAATAAATGGTTTGATGGGGACACCATCAACCTTTCTATAGGTCAGGGTTTCATTTCCGTTACGCCTATCGGTATGGCTATGTTTTACATGGCTATATTAAATAATGGTAAAATTTACCAACCCTTTGTACTTTCTGAAGTTCGAGATCCGGAAAATGATACAATCATCCATAGAACCAATCCAAGAATTATTCGGGACATTCCCCTGAAAGCATCGACGATAGCTTCTGTAAAAAAAGGGCTTCGTATGGTAGTCAAAATGGGAACAGCTTCTTCAATTTTAAATAAGCCGGGACTACCGGAAATCTCAGGGAAAACGGGAACAGCCCAGACGCGAAGACGAGGTTCCTCTTCCTCAAACCATGCCTGGTTTATAGGGTATGCTCCTTCCAATGCCCCGGTTGAAGAGCAGGTTCTTGTTGCTGTTTTTGTTGAATTTGGTGTAGGAGGAGCGGTAGGAGCAGCTCCTATTGCAAGAGAAATTTTCCGTGTCGCCTTTCCACCGGGTTCTTTTCACAATAAAGAAGATCGAAAAGTAGAAGAGGCGATTAATGAGGAGTTAATAGAATAGTGTTGGAAAGAAGACTGGATCGAATTGATTATTTTCTTGTATTCTCTGTAGTAATAGTCGTTTTTTGCGGAATATTCACTCTTTATACTCAGGATGCACATCTGGCTGAAGCCACAGGAAGGTGGTATAAGCAGCTTATGTATTTTTTTGTTGGTTTTGTTTTTATGTTCATTATGACTCGTGTGAATTATCAGCTTTACGGGTCTTACGCGCTCGCTATATATCTCATATCTATTGTTTTATTGATT
Encoded proteins:
- the mrdA gene encoding penicillin-binding protein 2; its protein translation is MSRQSFSSATEYRLEKNFRGRLYFFMALVIAVFIVFVSQLFNLQVLHGTEYSMKAERFVRKSESLPAARGLIFDRNFHSKEVSIPLVSNSISFDVIVNSSTFKHNRNNIKSFVEYFYSVLGIPRDYYKGILAEPKFSRRIRSRKPIILLRDITREQHERISVFDNLTKKILLVSSPRRIYHLGPALAHVTGYVGKPTKKELNNPEIKPYQLIGKAGLEKQYDNFLRGSDGFRIQKKNSIGLVEDEKIIEDAKMGNNLVLTIDKKMQLSAYKALRRYRGTVIAIKPATGEVLAMVSNPGYDPNVLSGKNRKRRSRHYKDIIKYGGFLNIALQSKFPPASTFKTLVALAALESDHKIDFNAGSRFYCGKSFTLKSTYGSVPDQIFYNWDKKNYGEINLIQAIQHSNSVYFYQLGYKLGSEPILTYSRLFGLDKKTYIDLPGEIEGFVPSSDWKKRVYGNKWFDGDTINLSIGQGFISVTPIGMAMFYMAILNNGKIYQPFVLSEVRDPENDTIIHRTNPRIIRDIPLKASTIASVKKGLRMVVKMGTASSILNKPGLPEISGKTGTAQTRRRGSSSSNHAWFIGYAPSNAPVEEQVLVAVFVEFGVGGAVGAAPIAREIFRVAFPPGSFHNKEDRKVEEAINEELIE